A genomic window from Struthio camelus isolate bStrCam1 chromosome 2, bStrCam1.hap1, whole genome shotgun sequence includes:
- the VCPIP1 gene encoding deubiquitinating protein VCPIP1, with translation MSQPQQQQQPPPPPPPSPQQQPQPPPPAATKKRDRRIFSGTCPDPKCQARLFFPAHGPQSSGSIECTDCGQRHEQRQLLAVEEVTDPDLVLHNLLRSALLGVSGAGPPRRTTELVKVMGLSNYHCKLLAPILARYGMDKQTGKAKLLTEMNQGDIFDCSLLGDRAFLIEPEHVETIGYGKDRSGSLIYLHDTLEDIKKANNSQECLIPVHVDGDGHCLVHAVSRALVGRELFWHALRENLKKHFEENLSHYKALFHDFIDAAEWEDIINECDPLFVPPEGVPMGLRNIHIFGLANVLHRPIILLDSLSGMRSSGDYSATFLPGLIPLEKCMGKDGMLNKPICIAWSSSGRNHYIPLVGIKGAALPKLPRKLLPKAWGVPQDLIKKYIKLEEDGGCVIGGDRSLQDKYLMRLVAAMEEVFMSKHGIHPSLVADVHQYFYRRTGVIGVQPEEVTAAAKKAVVDNRLHRCLICGALSEHHVPPEWLAPGGKLYNLAKSTHGQLRPDKNYSFPLNSLVCSYNPAKDVLVPDYSLSSLTACNWCHGNLVRRVREDGSVLYLDGDRTNTRSTGGKCGCGFKHYWEGKEYDNLPEAFPITLEWGGRVVRETVYWFQYESDTSLNSNVYDVAMKLVTKHFPGEFGSEILVQKVVNTILHQTAKKNPDDYTPVNIDGAHAQRADDVQGQELESQLPTKIILTGQKTKTLHKEELNMSKTERTIQQNIAEQASVMQKRKSEKLKQDHKGQPRTVSPGAVRDGPSSAPATPTKTPYSPTSTKEKKIRITTNDGRQSMLTLKCTTTYLELQESIAREFNIPPYLQCIRYGFPPKELLPPKEGMENEPVPLQHGDRIAIEILKGKEEGSQSTSAHSAHAMKHEDVAVTSKISSKELQEQVDKEMYSLCLLATLMGEDVWSYAKGLPQLFQQGGVFYSIMKKTTGLADGKHCTFPHLPGKNFVYNAAEDRLELCVDAAGHFPIGPDVEDLVKEALSQVRTEAASRSREASPSHGMLKLGSGGVVKKKSEQLHNITAFQGKGHSLGTASSSQQHDQRARETPLLRKHSTETDFSPSAKIEPSIFTAASGNSELIRIAPGVVTMRDSRQLDPTLIEAQRKKLQEMVSSIQASMDRHLRDQNTEQSASVDLSQRKVEAVSSTAKTGSFQAGLPESFSVPGGTEHLNTKSTDGNMVNSVGTAFSARSKAQKGNSVEELEEMDSQDAEITNATEPMDHS, from the exons CGGGACCGGCGCATCTTCTCGGGCACCTGCCCCGACCCCAAATGCCAGGCGCGGCTGTTCTTCCCGGCCCACGGGCCGCAGAGCAGCGGCAGCATCGAGTGCACCGACTGCGGGCAGCGCCACGAgcagcggcagctgctggccGTGGAGGAGGTGACGGACCCCGACCTGGTGCTGCACAACCTGCTGCGGAGCGCGCTGCTGGGCGTCagcggcgccgggccgccccgcaggACCACTGAGCTCGTCAAAGTCATGGGCCTCTCCAACTACCACTGCAAGCTCCTGGCCCCCATCCTGGCTCGCTATGGCATGGATAAGCAAACCGGCAAAGCCAAGCTCCTCACTGAGATGAACCAGGGTGACATCTTCGACTGTTCCCTCTTGGGCGACCGCGCCTTCCTCATTGAGCCGGAGCACGTTGAAACCATTGGGTATGGAAAGGACCGCTCTGGCAGCCTCATCTACCTGCATGACACTCTGGAAGACATCAAGAAGGCCAACAACAGTCAGGAGTGCCTCATTCCGGTCCACGTGGATGGAGATGGCCACTGCCTAGTTCATGCAGTCTCACGGGCGCTTGTTGGCAGGGAGCTGTTCTGGCATGCTCTGCGAGAGAATCTGAAGAAGCATTTTGAGGAGAATCTGAGTCACTACAAGGCGCTCTTCCATGACTTTATTGACGCAGCAGAGTGGGAGGACATTATCAACGAATGTGACCCTTTGTTTGTTCCTCCAGAAGGTGTGCCGATGGGCCTTAGAAATATTCACATCTTTGGTCTGGCCAATGTGCTTCACCGGCCTATCATCCTGTTAGATTCCCTGAGCGGAATGCGAAGCTCTGGAGATTATTCAGCTACATTCCTTCCTGGGTTGATACCCCTAGAAAAATGCATGGGAAAAGATGGCATGCTGAATAAACCGATCTGCATTGCATGGAGTAGCTCAGGACGTAATCATTATATTCCTCTAGTTGGAATAAAAGGTGCTGCTTTACCTAAACTGCCTAGGAAGCTACTTCCTAAAGCTTGGGGAGTTCCTCAGGACCTCATCAAAAAGTACATCAAGTTAGAGGAGGATGGTGGTTGTGTTATCGGAGGAGACAGAAGTTTGCAAGATAAGTACTTGATGAGGCTCGTTGCTGCAATGGAGGAGGTTTTCATGAGTAAACATGGTATTCATCCCAGTCTTGTAGCCGATGTACATCAGTATTTCTACAGAAGGACTGGTGTGATAGGAGTTCAACCTGAAGAAGTAACTGCAGCTGCCAAAAAAGCGGTGGTGGACAACCGCCTTCATAGATGTCTAATCTGTGGGGCTCTTTCAGAGCATCATGTCCCTCCAGAGTGGCTGGCACCAGGGGGAAAACTATATAATCTGGCAAAAAGTACCCATGGTCAGCTAAGGCCTGACAAAAATTATAGTTTTCCCTTGAACAGCCTGGTGTGTTCTTATAACCCTGCAAAGGATGTGCTGGTACCAGACTATAGCCTAAGTAGTTTGACTGCTTGTAACTGGTGTCATGGTAACTTAGTGCGTCGTGTCAGAGAAGATGGATCTGTTTTATATTTGGATGGAGACAGAACTAATACTAGATCTACAGGTGGCAAATGTGGCTGTGGATTCAAACACTATTGGGAAGGTAAAGAGTATGATAATCTCCCTGAAGCTTTTCCTATTACTCTAGAGTGGGGTGGAAGAGTGGTGAGAGAGACAGTCTATTGGTTCCAGTATGAAAGTGATACGTCTTTGAACAGCAATGTGTATGACGTTGCGATGAAACTCGTTACCAAACACTTCCCTGGCGAATTTGGTAGTGAGATTCTTGTTCAGAAAGTTGTCAATACAATATTGCATCAAACTGCCAAAAAGAACCCTGATGATTATACCCCTGTAAATATTGATGGTGCTCACGCTCAAAGAGCTGATGATGTACAAGGACAAGAGCTAGAGTCACAACTTCCAACCAAAATTATTCTGACTGGACAGAAGACAAAAACTTTGCACAAGGAGGAGTTAAATATGAGTAAGACTGAAAGAACTATTCAACAGAATATAGCAGAACAGGCTTCTGTAATGCAGAAACGGAAAAGTGAAAAACTAAAACAGGATCATAAAGGGCAACCTAGGACTGTGTCTCCTGGGGCTGTGCGAGATGGGCCATCGTCTGCTCCTGCTACACCAACAAAAACCCCTTATTCTCCAACttctacaaaagaaaagaaaattcggATAACAACAAATGACGGGAGGCAGTCGATGCTTACCCTGAAGTGCACAACCACATACTTGGAACTCCAGGAAAGCATAGCTAGAGAATTTAACATTCCTCCTTATTTGCAGTGTATTCGCTATGGTTTTCCTCCTAAAGAGCTTCTGCCTCCCAAAGAAGGCATGGAGAACGAACCTGTCCCTTTGCAACATGGCGATAGAATTGCTATAGAAATTCTGAAAGGTAAAGAAGAAGGCAGTCAGTCTACTTCAGCACACTCAGCCCATGCCATGAAACATGAAGATGTTGCTGTGACTAGTAAAATCTCGTCGAAGGAACTGCAAGAGCAAGTTGATAAGGAGATGTATTCTCTGTGTCTTCTAGCAACACTGATGG GAGAAGATGTTTGGTCTTATGCAAAGGGGCTTCCGCAATTGTTTCAGCAAGGTGGAGTATTCTACAGCATAATGAAGAAAACcacag GTTTGGCTGATGGCAAGCACTGTACTTTTCCACATCTGCCTGGTAAAAACTTTGTGTACAATGCAGCAGAAGATAGATTAGAGCTGTGTGTGGATGCTGCTGGGCACTTTCCTATTGGTCCTGACGTTGAAGACTTGGTTAAAGAGGCCTTAAGTCAAGTACGAACAGAAGCTGCTTCAAGAAGCAGGGAAGCAAGTCCTTCTCACGGCATGCTGAAGCTGGGTAGTGGTGGAGTagtgaaaaagaaatctgaacaaCTGCATAACATAACTGCATTTCAAGGAAAGGGCCATTCTCTAGGAACTGCATCTAGTAGTCAACAACATGATCAAAGAGCCAGGGAAACACCACTTTTAAGAAAGCATAGCACAGAAACGGACTTCAGTCCTTCTGCTAAGATTGAGCCTTCTATATTCACAGCTGCTTCTGGTAACAGTGAGCTTATCCGAATAGCTCCTGGAGTCGTGACAATGAGAGACAGCAGGCAGCTTGACCCTACTTTGATTGAGGCACAGAGAAAAAAGTTGCAGGAAATGGTTTCTTCTATTCAGGCTTCCATGGATAGACACTTGCGGGATCAGAATACAGAGCAGTCAGCATCAGTTGATCTATCTCAAAGAAAAGTAGAGGCAGTGAGTTCAACTGCTAAAACTGGGAGCTTTCAGGCTGGGTTACCCGAATCGTTTTCTGTGCCAGGTGGCACTGAACACTTGAATACCAAATCAACTGATGGTAACATGGTGAATTCTGTGGGCACAGCATTCTCCGCAAGGTCTAAAGCACAAAAGGGAAATTCTGTTGAGGAGCTTGAGGAGATGGATAGTCAAGATGCAGAAATCACTAATGCAACTGAGCCAATGGATCACTCTTGA